The Vreelandella piezotolerans genomic interval TTCGCGTAATGCACTTATTGGAAATGGCTCAGGCGCGTGAAGCGGCAGGCCATGACGTGATTCACCTGGAAGTGGGCGAACCTGATTTCGCAACGCCCGCCCCGATCGTCGCCGCCGGGCAGCAGGCGCTGGCCAGCGGCAGAACACGCTACACCCCCGCCGCCGGTTTAGCGTCGCTGCGCGAGGCCATTGCCGGGCACTACGCCGAGCACTTCAACGCCACGGTTGACCCCGCCCGTATTCTGGTCACCCCCGGTGCGTCTGGCGCACTGCTGCTGGCCAGCCAGCTGCTTGTCGAAAATGGTGATCGAGTGCTAATGGCTGACCCAAACTATCCGTGTAACCGCCACTTCATGGCGCTGGCAGGGGCCGAGGTCGACGCCGTGTCGGTAGGGCGTGATAGCGGCTGGCAGCTCACCGCACCGCTGATCGAGCAGCACTGGCAGGCCAACACGCGTATAGCCATGCTGGCAAGCCCCTCCAACCCGACCGGGCATACGCTGGATGCCCCGGCGCTCGCCAAGGTGATCGACACCGTGGCTGCCAAGGGTGGCGACGTCATCGTCGACGAGATCTACCAGGGGCTGAATTACGATGACGCGCCGCTGTCGGCCACGTCATTGTCAGATGACGCTTTTGTGGTGAACAGCTTCTCCAAGTACTTCGGCATGACCGGCTGGCGCTTGGGTTGGCTGGTGGCGCCAGAGCAGGCCGTCGAGCCGCTGACCCGGCTGGCGCAAAACGTCTTTCTCGCCGCACCGACGCCCTCCCAGCACGCGGCGCTGGCGGCGTTTACTCCCGAGTGCCGGGATATTCTGGAAACCCGTCGCGCTACTCTCAAACAGCGTCGCCAAGTACTACTGGATGGCTTGGCCGAGCTAGGGTTAGCGCCGGATTTGCCGCCTCAGGGGGCGTTCTATCTCTGGCTGGATATCTCCCGCTACAGCCGTGACAGCCAAGCCTTCTGCGAGCGCCTGCTCGTGGAGGAGAATGTCGCCATCACCCCGGGGATCGATTTTGCCGTACAGGGCGGCGAGCATCATGTGCGCATCGCCTTCACTAACGACGTGGCACGGCTGCAGGAGGCCGTAGTGCGCATTGCGCGCTTCGTGAGCCGCTTATGATGACCTATCCCGCACTGGTGTCCGGCACGCTGCTGCGGCGCCATAAGCGCTTTCTAGCCGATGTACGCCTGGACAGCGGGGAGGACGTGGTGGCCCACTGCCCGAATACGGGCTCGATGAAGGCGGTCAACGTACCCGGCTGCCGGGTATGGCTCTCGTCTAGCGACAACCCCAAACGCAAGCTGGCCTGGACCTGGGAGTGGATTGCACTGCCTCAGCCTGAGGGGGGGACGGCGCTGGCATCGGTGCATACGGGGCGCGCTAACCGCTGGGTTGAAAGTGCCATCACGGCGGGGGATATCCCGCCGCTGTCGGGCTATCAAACGTTAAAGCGTGAAGTGAAGGTCGGCGAAGCGCGGCTCGATTTTCGTTTGGATGACCCTGAGAAGGGCGCCGCCTACGTGGAGGTCAAACAGGTCACGCTGAAAGAGGCGGATGGGCACGGCTACTTTCCCGACTCCGTGAGCGCACGGGGCACCAAACATTTAGCCACGCTGGCGGCGCTTGCCCAGCAGGGCGAGCGGGCGGTGCTGCTATTCTGCGTGGCGCACGAGGGGATTGCGGACGTGGCACCGGCGGCGCATATCGACGCCACCTACGCGGCGGCGCTCAGTGATGCGGTGCAAGCGGGGGTCGAAGTACTGGCGTATGGCGTGACGGTGACGTGGCAGCAAAGCGTACCGATAGCGGCCCGCCTGACGCGGGCACTACCGGTACGGGTTTAGCGCTCGATATAGAAACGCTGAATGAAGCTCACCGGCTCTGGATTCTCATTGCGGTCGTAGCGCACGTCGAGGTTGAATCGCATCGGTTCGTCGTGGCGCAGCGTGAACGTGGCAAGATGGTAGGTGGCATCGCCATCGTGCACGGTGCGAAAGCTGAGCGGTTCGCGGGTGTCGGTCAAGTCGCTCACGTAGCCGCCCACGCTGGCATTTACCGGCCGCGTGGTGCCATCCGGCTGGCGCTCGCGCACGCTGACGTTGACCAGGCCGTGCCCGATACTGCGCTGGATGCTGTTTGCCTGCGCTACTTCCGGAGTAAGAAAGCGCGTTTCGATGGCGTTGTAGTGGATCTCGTAGTCGCCCACTTGTACTATTTGCTCGGCCGCTGCCTGGGTGGCGCCGAGCAGAGTGCCCAGTAGCACCATCAGCAGTGGAAAGCGTCGCAGTGTCGCGATAGCCATAGCGTGTCTCCTCTCATGAGTGAGATAAGTGCGGTATCAGGCGCGTCGGCGCACCCGGAAAATGGCGATTTCACCAAACAGGTTAGGCCACCACTTCGAGGTCCAGTGCCCCTTGTGGTCGCCCACCCCCACGGCGCGGTCGACGATCACCAACCCTTTCTCTTTACATAGGTGCTCGAAGTCGTTGAACGTCGAGAGGTGAATGTTGGGGGTGTCGTACCACGCGTGGGGCAGCGATTTCGATACCGGCATATAGCCGCGCAGCCCCAGGTGAATGCGGTGACGCCAGTAGGCGAAGTTGGGGAAGGTGATGATTCCCTCTTCGGCGACCCGCAGCATTTCATCGAGCATCTTATCCGGGCGGCGCAGCGCCTGCAGCGCCTGGGTCATGATCACCTGATCGTAGCTATTGTCGCAGAAGCTACCCAGGCCGTCGTCCAGGTTATGCTCGATGACGTTGACGCCGCGCGCCACGCACTGGGTGATGCCGTCCGGGTCGATCTCCAACCCGTAACCCGTCACGCCTTTCTCTTTAGCCAACCGCTCTAGCAGAACGCCGTCGCCGCAGGCGAGGTCAAGGACGTGTGCGTCTTGGGGAACCCAGTCGTAAATCAGTTCGAGATCTGTGCGCATTAGCGTGTTTCCTCCGCGTCGGCGGCATCGAGGTGCTGCTCTCGAGCGACGCGGCCCATGAAGGCACTGAACAGCGCTTGATAGCGCGGCTCGGGCAGTAAGAAGGCATCGTGCCCGTGGGGCGACTCGATATTGGCGTAGCTGACTGATTTACCCGCGCGGGTAAGGGCGTCCACTAGCTCTCGAGAGCGCGACGGCGGGAAGCGCCAATCGGTGGTAAAGCTGACGATCAAAAAAGGACACTGCGCCGGAGCCAGGGCGCAGGCGAGATCGCCGTCGCAGCTGGCCGCCGGGTCGAAGTAGTCCAGCGCTTTGGTCATCAGCAGGTAGGTGTTGGCATCGAAGGCGGTCGAGAAAGTGTCGCCCTGGTAGCGCAAGTACGACTCCACCTGAAACTCGACGTCGAAGCCAAAGTTCAAGTCGTCGCTGCGCAGGTCACGGCCAAACTTGCTGCCCATGGCGTCTTCGGAAAGATAGGTGATATGACCTACCATGCGGGCCAGTTTCAGTCCTCGCTTGGGCACGGTGTCGTGCTCGGCGTACCAGCCGTCGAAGAACTCGGGATCCGAGCGAATCGCCTGCCGGGCGACCTCGTTGAAGGCGATGTTTTGCGCCGACAGGCGGGGTGTGGCGGCGATGACGACGGCATTGGCAACGCGTTCGGGGTAAGTGATCGTCCACTGCAGCACCTGCATACCGCCCAAACTGCCCCCCACGGCCGCGGCCCAGCGCTCGATGCCCAAGTGGTCGGCGAGTCGTGCTTGGCTAGTGACCCAGTCACTCACCGTCACTACGGGGAAGTCGGGTCCCCACTGACGGCCGGTATCCGGGTTATGGCTTACCGGGCCGGTACTGCCGTGGCAGCCGCCCAGGTTGTTCAGCGACACCACGAAAAAGCGGTTGGTATCGATGGATTTGCCTGGACCGATATGGGCATCCCACCAGCCGGGTTTGCGGTCTTCGGCGGTGTGGTAGCCTGCCGCGTGGTGGTGCCCCGATAGCGCGTGGCAAATCAGCACCGCATTCGAGCGTTCGGCGTTCAGCGTGCCGTAGGTCTCATAGATCAGTTCGTACTCCGATAGCGTCTTGCCGCAGGCAAGCGGCAGCGGCGTATCGAATTTCACCACCTGGGGCGTTACGAGGCCAACGGAGTCCGCTGGCCGGTCGTCATAAGCAAGAGTGTCTGAATCAGGCATCGAAAGCACTAGTCCTGCAAAAATAGGTCACTGCCAAAAGTGAGCTCGGGGCGTTAGTCGAGTCGATAGGGCCGTTATAGCCCTACGAGGGCACCCGAGATGCCTGCTGCGCGAATCAGCGAACCCACGACGATGCCGTCCACCAGGTTGATGGCGATGAAGACCACGATCGGCGAGAGATCGATCATGCCCAGCGGCGGGATCACCTTCCTCACCGGTGCCATGATCGGCTCGACCAGTTGCATCACCAGCAGCGCGCCGGGGTGGCTCGCGTTCGGGGCGACCCAGCTCAGGATGATCATCACGATCATGGCAAAGAAATAGATCTTCAAAATGGCGTTGGCCAGCGCGGCCACTCCAGCAATCAGTAGCCCTGCAATGGGCGGCATGCCCACGCCAATCACCATGAAGATGGCGACCATGCTGACGACTTTCAGCACGAAACCGGCCGCCAGAGTGGCAAGGTCAAAGCGACCGGCGACTGGCCCTAAAAAGCCTTGGAATAGCCCGACGACAGGCTGAGTGATTTTGACCACCGACTGGCTGAGCGGGTTGTAGTAATCCGCCCGCGATGCTTGCAGCAAAAAACGCAGCATCAACAGAAACAGATAAATATTGATCAGCGAGTTCACCAGCATTAACCCGGCGCTGCCTAATTGACTTCCCATTGCGGCTTCTCCTCGAAAATAGCGTTTGGCATCGTTCACGGCCTATTGGCGGCGTGCGACTCAGGCGTTACCGCTTAACTCTTTGGACATGGCGTCGGCGCGCTCGGCGCAGGCGTTCATAGCGTCGGCGATGATCGTGCGCAGATGCGCCTCTTCCATATGATGAATGGCACGCTCGGTGGTGCCGCCCGGTGACATGACGTTCTGTTTCAGCGTGGCCGGGTCTTTGTCACTGCGCTGGGCCATGGTGGAGGCGCCCAAGGCGGTTTGAATGGCCAAGCGGCGAGCGGTATCGGCAGGCAGACCGAGCTTCACGGCGGCCTCTTCCATGGCTTCGAACATCAAAAAGAAATAGGCCGGTGCGCTGCCGGACACGGCGGTCACGGCATCCAGCAGGCGCTCTTCGTCGACCCATTCGACGATCCCAACGGCTTCCATCAGCTGCGTGGCCAGCGTGCGCTGGGCGTCACTGACCGCCGCGTTGGCGTAGAGGCCGCTGGCGCCGATGCCGACCAGCGACGGGGTGTTGGGCATGCAGCGCACCAGGGCGTTGCCGCCACCCAGCCACTGATCGATGGTGTCTGCATCCAGCCCCGCCGCAATGGACATCACCAGCGGCGCCTGTTGCTGGACGCTGTCACGCAGCGCTTCGCAAACGCCGCGCATGATCTGCGGTTTGACCGCCAGAACGACCACGTCCGCCCCGCTGACGGCGGCGCTATTGTCGGTGTGGGTATGAATGCCCAGGCGCGCTTTCAGCGGAGCCAGTTCGCTGTCGTTGGGGGCCGTGGCGGTGATATCGCTGGGTGAGACACCGCTTTCGATCAGGCCGCCGATAATGGCGCTGGCCATGTTGCCCGCGCCAATGAAGGTGATCTTGCTCGCCATGGGGGTATCCTTTTTCGCAAATGGCTGCGTCGTGCAGCGTGTGTAGTAAGCCGTGTGTGGTTCGAGCCGCCGTTAGCCCCGGGCGCCAAAAATGGCGGTGCCTAAACGTACCAGCGTGGCGCCCTCTAAAACAGCCGCTTCCAAATCGTCACTCATGCCCATCGATAGCGTATCCAGCGGCGCATCGGGCAGTGCCGCTTTGAGCTCATCCAATAGCTGGCGCAGCGCTGCCAGCGGCTGGCGCTGTGCCTCTAGCGTCGCCGCTGGGGCGGGAATCGCCATCAGCCCGCGCAGGGCTAAGCCGGGTAGCGCGGCAATGTCTCGAGCCAAAGCCAAGGCATCTTCCGGCAGCACGCCGGACTTCGTGGCCTCGCGGCTAATGTTGACCTGCAGGCAGACGTTCAGCGGCGGTAGCGCTGCTGGGCGCTGTTCGCTCAAACGTTTGGCAATTTTCAAACGATCCACGCTGTGTACCCAGGCAAACTGCTCGGCCACGGCACGGGTCTTGTTCGATTGCAGCGGGCCGATGAAGTGCCACACGATGCCGTCAAGATCCTTGAGCGCCGCCTGTTTATCCAGCGCTTCTTGCAGGTAGTTTTCACCAAACTCGCGCTGGCCGTGCTGCCACGCTTCGCGCAGCATGTCGGCGGGCTTGGTCTTGCTCACCGCTAACAGAGTAGCGCTGGTGGGCGAGCGCCCTGCTTCTTCAAGCGCTCGTCGCAGGCGTTCACGCGCAGAGGCCAGTGACTCGGAGAGCGCGTTGTCTGTCATACTCAAGCACCTTACCGCAGCTGGGAAAGAGAGATGGATATTACAGAACTGCTGGCATTCTCGGCAAAGCAGAATGCGTCCGACCTGCACCTTTCGGCGGGATTGCCGCCCATGATACGTGTTGATGGCGATATTCGTCGGCTTAATGTACCCGCCATGGAGAACGACGACGTGCGGCGGCTGATCTACGACATCATGAACGATCGGCAGCGCCGTGACTACGAAGAGCACCTAGAAGCGGACTTTTCCTTCGAAGTGCCGGGCGTGGCGCGCTTTAGGGTCAATGCCTTCAACCAGGCACGCGGGGCAGGGGCCGTCTTTCGTACCATTCCCAACAAGGTGCTTTCCATGGACGCCTTGGGCATGGGAGAGGTGTTCCAACGCCTGTCGATGCTGCCCAGGGGCTTGGTGCTAGTGACTGGGCCGACGGGGTCGGGCAAAAGCACGACCCTGGCGGCAATGATCGACTACATCAACGATCACCGCTTCGAGCATATCCTGACCATCGAAGACCCGGTGGAGTTTGTGCACACCAGCAAGCGCTGCCTGATCAACCAGCGGGAGGTTCATCGCGATACCCATAGCTTTTCGGGGGCGTTACGTAGCGCGCTGCGCGAAGATCCGGACGTGATTTTGGTCGGCGAGCTTCGTGATCTCGAAACGATCCGCCTGGCGCTGACCGCGGCTGAAACGGGACACTTGGTATTTGGGACGCTGCACACCACCTCTGCGGCGAAAACCATTGACAGGATCATCGATGTGTTTCCCGGCGATGAGAAATCCATGGTGCGCTCGATGCTCTCCGAATCGCTCCAGGCGGTCGTTTCGCAAACGTTGCTGAAACGCCAGGGTGGCGGACGCGTGGCAGCCCACGAGATCCTGATCGCCACGTCGGCGGTTCGTAATCTGATCCGTGAAGATAAAGTGGCACAGA includes:
- the metX gene encoding homoserine O-succinyltransferase MetX, with the protein product MPDSDTLAYDDRPADSVGLVTPQVVKFDTPLPLACGKTLSEYELIYETYGTLNAERSNAVLICHALSGHHHAAGYHTAEDRKPGWWDAHIGPGKSIDTNRFFVVSLNNLGGCHGSTGPVSHNPDTGRQWGPDFPVVTVSDWVTSQARLADHLGIERWAAAVGGSLGGMQVLQWTITYPERVANAVVIAATPRLSAQNIAFNEVARQAIRSDPEFFDGWYAEHDTVPKRGLKLARMVGHITYLSEDAMGSKFGRDLRSDDLNFGFDVEFQVESYLRYQGDTFSTAFDANTYLLMTKALDYFDPAASCDGDLACALAPAQCPFLIVSFTTDWRFPPSRSRELVDALTRAGKSVSYANIESPHGHDAFLLPEPRYQALFSAFMGRVAREQHLDAADAEETR
- the sfsA gene encoding DNA/RNA nuclease SfsA yields the protein MMTYPALVSGTLLRRHKRFLADVRLDSGEDVVAHCPNTGSMKAVNVPGCRVWLSSSDNPKRKLAWTWEWIALPQPEGGTALASVHTGRANRWVESAITAGDIPPLSGYQTLKREVKVGEARLDFRLDDPEKGAAYVEVKQVTLKEADGHGYFPDSVSARGTKHLATLAALAQQGERAVLLFCVAHEGIADVAPAAHIDATYAAALSDAVQAGVEVLAYGVTVTWQQSVPIAARLTRALPVRV
- a CDS encoding YggS family pyridoxal phosphate-dependent enzyme, with translation MTDNALSESLASARERLRRALEEAGRSPTSATLLAVSKTKPADMLREAWQHGQREFGENYLQEALDKQAALKDLDGIVWHFIGPLQSNKTRAVAEQFAWVHSVDRLKIAKRLSEQRPAALPPLNVCLQVNISREATKSGVLPEDALALARDIAALPGLALRGLMAIPAPAATLEAQRQPLAALRQLLDELKAALPDAPLDTLSMGMSDDLEAAVLEGATLVRLGTAIFGARG
- a CDS encoding type IV pilus twitching motility protein PilT, which translates into the protein MDITELLAFSAKQNASDLHLSAGLPPMIRVDGDIRRLNVPAMENDDVRRLIYDIMNDRQRRDYEEHLEADFSFEVPGVARFRVNAFNQARGAGAVFRTIPNKVLSMDALGMGEVFQRLSMLPRGLVLVTGPTGSGKSTTLAAMIDYINDHRFEHILTIEDPVEFVHTSKRCLINQREVHRDTHSFSGALRSALREDPDVILVGELRDLETIRLALTAAETGHLVFGTLHTTSAAKTIDRIIDVFPGDEKSMVRSMLSESLQAVVSQTLLKRQGGGRVAAHEILIATSAVRNLIREDKVAQIYSAIQTGGALGMQTLNASLAKLVKEGVVSMDDAQARAKGTLTLKDE
- a CDS encoding aminotransferase class I/II-fold pyridoxal phosphate-dependent enzyme — protein: MAWNSRVDHVAPFRVMHLLEMAQAREAAGHDVIHLEVGEPDFATPAPIVAAGQQALASGRTRYTPAAGLASLREAIAGHYAEHFNATVDPARILVTPGASGALLLASQLLVENGDRVLMADPNYPCNRHFMALAGAEVDAVSVGRDSGWQLTAPLIEQHWQANTRIAMLASPSNPTGHTLDAPALAKVIDTVAAKGGDVIVDEIYQGLNYDDAPLSATSLSDDAFVVNSFSKYFGMTGWRLGWLVAPEQAVEPLTRLAQNVFLAAPTPSQHAALAAFTPECRDILETRRATLKQRRQVLLDGLAELGLAPDLPPQGAFYLWLDISRYSRDSQAFCERLLVEENVAITPGIDFAVQGGEHHVRIAFTNDVARLQEAVVRIARFVSRL
- a CDS encoding DUF4426 domain-containing protein; the protein is MAIATLRRFPLLMVLLGTLLGATQAAAEQIVQVGDYEIHYNAIETRFLTPEVAQANSIQRSIGHGLVNVSVRERQPDGTTRPVNASVGGYVSDLTDTREPLSFRTVHDGDATYHLATFTLRHDEPMRFNLDVRYDRNENPEPVSFIQRFYIER
- the metW gene encoding methionine biosynthesis protein MetW, which translates into the protein MRTDLELIYDWVPQDAHVLDLACGDGVLLERLAKEKGVTGYGLEIDPDGITQCVARGVNVIEHNLDDGLGSFCDNSYDQVIMTQALQALRRPDKMLDEMLRVAEEGIITFPNFAYWRHRIHLGLRGYMPVSKSLPHAWYDTPNIHLSTFNDFEHLCKEKGLVIVDRAVGVGDHKGHWTSKWWPNLFGEIAIFRVRRRA
- a CDS encoding YggT family protein, with the translated sequence MGSQLGSAGLMLVNSLINIYLFLLMLRFLLQASRADYYNPLSQSVVKITQPVVGLFQGFLGPVAGRFDLATLAAGFVLKVVSMVAIFMVIGVGMPPIAGLLIAGVAALANAILKIYFFAMIVMIILSWVAPNASHPGALLVMQLVEPIMAPVRKVIPPLGMIDLSPIVVFIAINLVDGIVVGSLIRAAGISGALVGL
- the proC gene encoding pyrroline-5-carboxylate reductase, which gives rise to MASKITFIGAGNMASAIIGGLIESGVSPSDITATAPNDSELAPLKARLGIHTHTDNSAAVSGADVVVLAVKPQIMRGVCEALRDSVQQQAPLVMSIAAGLDADTIDQWLGGGNALVRCMPNTPSLVGIGASGLYANAAVSDAQRTLATQLMEAVGIVEWVDEERLLDAVTAVSGSAPAYFFLMFEAMEEAAVKLGLPADTARRLAIQTALGASTMAQRSDKDPATLKQNVMSPGGTTERAIHHMEEAHLRTIIADAMNACAERADAMSKELSGNA